The nucleotide sequence TCTAAAGTTTTGTACATCTTTAAACTTTCAAGAGCTAAGGCTAAATGCACACCTGGTTTTTTAGACTGCATCAACACCAGCTGGTCACTAGAACCCGATGCACCTCTGGCATGGTCATATTTTTCAAAGAGAGTTACTTTTTTTCCTCTTTTAGAGAGGTTGTAGGCTATAGAAGTTCCGATTACTCCCCCACCTATTACAATTACATCTGTATCATTTATATTTTTATTGTTCATAGTTTCTATTTCACCTCCAAGAATTCACTTATTTTTGCTACTCTTGCAGGGGGTCTAGATGAACCTGGAGTTATTTTTTCAGGAGATTCCACCTCTGAAAGCATTCTAGCGATAATCTTCCCACAACTTCTTCCCTGACAGAGACCCATTCCTGCATGGGTTCTTATCTTTACTCCCGCTACAGTTGTAGCCCCGTCTTTTATAGCCTCTTTTACATCCTCTACTGTTACTTCCTGACATCTGCATACAAAAACTTTATCATTACACATTATTTTACCCCCTATAGATGGTTCTTATTCCCATAAAATATTCTTTTGGAATTTCTACACTGATAAGAGTTGTACCATCATTTTTTTTATCATTTTTTACATTTAATACTTTACCGTCAGCAATATATTTTCCAAATCTGTCTCCACAAGGAACTTGATCTCCTTTTTGGGGGAGGGGCAGATATTCAAATGGGAATTCTACCATTGATGTTTTTTCACTGTAGTTTTTATGAATTTTAAAAATAGCCAGTCCAGGACATTTTGGAATACAAACGCCACACCCTATACATTTTTCCCCATCTAATTTAGGAAGATTTGTAATTGAACTTCCCACCTCTATTGCACCAAATGGACAAGCTGCCTCACAAGGATTACAAGGTATTTTCTGAACACACTCTATTGATACAACAGGCCCTTTTTCAAATCTTTCCTCACTTGGGGTTCCAGGACAGCCTTTTATCTCATCCATAGAAGGAACTCCCGTAAACTTTACTCCTCTATTCATTAGCATCCTCCATATATCTACTTATCTGAACATTTTTCGATTGTTTTCTTTTTTCACCAAATTCTCCATCTCTCAAAGTATTTAATCTATTCCATACCTGATCTTTCAACTCTTTTGCTTTCTCTCTACTATAAAGTCCCAGAGATTCTGAAGCCGCTATACCAGCTAGACGCCCCTCTTCCATAGCAGAACTGGCCTCTTCTACTCCCGAAATATCTCCTGACACATATATTCCCGGAATTGTAGACTCCATATTTTCATTGTGTTTTGGTACATGTCCTCCAAAAGTCGGAATAAATGTAAAATCACACCCAATAGTCCAGGCTATTTCAGACATAGGACTAAGCCCTACAGCAATACAAATAGTGTCTACATCTAAAATCTTCTCTGTCCCTTCAATCATTTGAAATCTGTCATCCAATTCACATATCTCTACCTTACTTACTTCACCATCTCCCATGGCTCTTTTTACAGTATGAGAAGTATAGATAGGAACTCCTCCACGACTGATCTTAGATGCATGAACACCATATCCACTAACATTTGGAGCTGCTTCTACCAACCCGACTACATCAGCACCGGCCTGCATCAACTGGTAAGAAACAATTAATCCTACATTCCCTGATCCAACCATCAGAACTTTTTTTCCTGGTAAAACTCTATTTACATTTATCATCGTTTGAGCTGCTCCTGCCCCCATGACACCTGGAAGATCAGATCCTGGGAAAGCAAGGGTATTTTCTGTAGCCCCTGTTGCAAGGATAATTTTATCTCCTTTTATTTGATGCTGCTTACCGTCTTTTGAATAGACTACTGTTCTTCCTTCAAATATCCCATAAACAGGAGCATCCAGTATAACATTCACTCCTAACTCCTTCGTTTCCTCCAAAAGTTTAGTTCCTATGTCGTATCCCCTGGTTCCTGCCAGATGTTCCCTTGAACCAAAGAACTTATGAATCTGCTTAAAAAGCTGCCCTCCGGGTTTTTTATTTTCATCTAAAACAGTAACTTGACCTCCGGATTTTGCAATTTCTATTCCTGCAGCAAGACCTGCAGGTCCGCCCCCTATAATTACAACCTGAGTTTCTTTCATTACTCCTCCCCCTTTCCATATCCGATCTGTGTTTCTACACTCATTCCTTCCTCTACAGGAGTTACACAAGTTCTGACATTGGGTTTTCCATTTACTACCATGACACAGTCTGTGCACCTTCCTATTCCACAATAGACTCCTCTATCCCTCTTGTATTTAGGAGTTTTTCTAAATTTTCTTATCCCTGCACTCATAAGAGTTGCCGCTATTGTCTCACCTGCCATAGCATTTAATGGCTTTCCATTGTAATAAATAGTGACATATTCTTTTCTTTCTTCCTCACCTAGTATCGGATGATCAACTACCCTCATCTTATAACCTCCTTTTTTTATCCACTTAATAAAATGATTACATGATAAGTATATGGCTGAGATTATCTGTGAAAGCAACCTAAAAAATAATATTTATTTTTATTAAAAAAAAATGCTTTTTAATTAATTTTTTTGACCCCTTTATTTTTGTGACGTTCAGTTAAAGTGTTTAAAAACTAAAGTTTTTGTTCTGCAGATTCAAAACACCCCTCACAGATGAGTAGCCAAAATTTTGTTTTTAGATAAAATGGAAGTATAATTAAAATAGAATCAAATAAATTGAGGTGAAAAAAAGTGAACAGTGATGAGATAAACTACGACTACTCTATATTGAAAATCCTTGAAAAACATCAAAAGCCTACAGGTGCTTCCCTAATAAAAAGGGAACTTAAAAATTTAAAGATAAGTATCAGCGAAGCAACTATTGGGAGAATCCTTTTCAACTTAGATAACATTGGCTTAACTATAAAAGATGGGTATAGGGGCAGAGTTATAACCGACAAGGGAAAACTTTATTTAAAAAATATCCAAAGGAAAAAAGACAGAAGAAAAAAAGGAGAATTATTTTTAAATGTTCTGGATATCCAGGAGATCGACAAACTTTTAGAAGCTTTAGAAGCTAGAAAGGTGATAGAGAGCCAGATGGCTAAATTTGCCGCCACGAATTCCAATATTCAAACGGAAAAAGATTTTAAGGTAATTATAGAAAGTCATGAAAAGGTGGTAAAGAATCTTGCTGAATATGAATATAATATCCCCTTTCATAAGTATGTAGCTACCCTTGCAGGAAATAAAATATTGGAACTCATGCTTCAAATGGTGATGGATGATACTAGGTTTACTCCAGCCTTAAAAAAAATAGAAAAAAGTTTGGGAACAAAAACTATTGAGGAACATAAAATTATAGCTACGGCTATAATAAAAAAAGACCCTGAAGGTGCTGAGAAAGCCATGTCTAATCATATAGAAGCTCTTATAGAAAAGGTCAAAAAAATTAAGGAAACAAAATATATTTAATTAAAAAAAAAAGCCCTCCTAATTTTTTTAGGAAGGCTCTTTCTCTATTCACAATTTTTTATCTTTTAACTATTCCATCTATCTCTAATGCTACCTTTAATATTTCTTCTAAATCTTCTAATTTTAACATATTCGGCCCATCACAAGGAGCACAGTCTGGATCTTCATGTACCTCTGCAAATATTCCATCTACTCCTACAGCTAGTGCAGCTCTCATAAGTGGGAATACATATTCACGATTTCCACCTGTACAAGTTCCCTGTCCTCCTGGGATTTGTACTGAATGGGTAGCATCAAATATCACAGGATATCCAAATTCTCTCATCTCCATGAATGATCTCATATCTACCACAAAGTTGTTGTATCCAAAGGTTGCTCCCCTTTCACACAACATAAAGTTTTCACTTCCAGCTTCCTGCATCTTGTTTACCACATTTTTCATATCCCAAGGAGCTAAAAATTGACCTTTTTTAACATTTACAGGTAACCCTGTTTTAGCAGCTGCTACTAATAGGTCTGTCTGTCTACATAAAAATGCAGGTATTTGTATCATATCTACAACTTCTGCTACCCTTTCACACTGCCAAGGCTCATGTACATCTGTAATCACAGGTATATCATAGGTATCCTTTACTTTTTGTAAGATTCTTAATCCCTCATCTATCCCTACTCCTCTAAATCCGTGGATCGATGATCTGTTAGCTTTATCAAAAGATGATTTAAATACATAATTTATTTCTAACCTGTCGCAAATCTCTTTGATCTTACCAGCTACTCTGATACTCATCTCCTCGGATTCAATTGCACAAGGCCCTGCTAAAAGAGTAAATTTACCTTTATTTCCACCTATCTCAAATCTATCTGCTATTCTTACTGATTTTACCTCTTTCATCAACATATTTATTCCTCCCTATCGCCTACGGCGAAATAATAAATACAGGGCAATTCATGAATTGCCTCTCTATAAACTCAAATTTTATTTTCAATCATAAACTTATTCAAAATTAAGATTTTACCTTATAAAATATTGTTCCAATATATTCCCATACAGCAGCCCTGATATCTGCAAAATTACCGGCATTGGGAAAATAACTATCCATCCCGTAACTCTCTTTATATCTGGACAGATACCCTGTAGGAGCTGGTATTACCTCCACACCATATTTTTCAAAGATATATTTTGATCTTTTCATATGTGTTGCAGAAGTTATAAGAGCTCCTTTTTTATACCCATTTTTATCCATTATACCTTTTGTTAATTCTGCATTTTCTTCTGTGGTTCTGCTCCTACCTTCAATTATTATATCACTTGCAGGCACTCCTAGATCCACCATTAATTCCTTATATATACTTCCCTCTGATTTTTCTCCATTATACACTATCCCACCTGTAACTATTATTTTTTTAGGAGATTCTTTATACAGACGTACTCCCTCAATTACCCTAAATAATGCTGCTTTACTTGGACTGCCAGTTGAAGAAGATAAACTTTTAGGAGAATTATCATAGATCCCTCCTCCCAAAACCACATAACAATCGACTTCCTCCAGCTGATCTCTAGCTATGGGAAGATAGTTTTTTTCCAAGGGCTGTACTATCATATCTTTTACCGGTTCAATAGATAATAAATAGATAACTGTTATTGTCATCAACAACAAAAACTTTGCCTTCGCTGCAGATCTTTTACGAAAACTCATTATAAATACAATGATCAGAAGAATTATAAATATCCCAGGAGATATCAATATATTCGATATAAATTTTTGTAATAAAAACACCTTCCCCCT is from Psychrilyobacter atlanticus DSM 19335 and encodes:
- a CDS encoding (2Fe-2S)-binding protein: MCNDKVFVCRCQEVTVEDVKEAIKDGATTVAGVKIRTHAGMGLCQGRSCGKIIARMLSEVESPEKITPGSSRPPARVAKISEFLEVK
- a CDS encoding 4Fe-4S binding protein, which codes for MNRGVKFTGVPSMDEIKGCPGTPSEERFEKGPVVSIECVQKIPCNPCEAACPFGAIEVGSSITNLPKLDGEKCIGCGVCIPKCPGLAIFKIHKNYSEKTSMVEFPFEYLPLPQKGDQVPCGDRFGKYIADGKVLNVKNDKKNDGTTLISVEIPKEYFMGIRTIYRG
- a CDS encoding NAD(P)/FAD-dependent oxidoreductase, translated to MKETQVVIIGGGPAGLAAGIEIAKSGGQVTVLDENKKPGGQLFKQIHKFFGSREHLAGTRGYDIGTKLLEETKELGVNVILDAPVYGIFEGRTVVYSKDGKQHQIKGDKIILATGATENTLAFPGSDLPGVMGAGAAQTMINVNRVLPGKKVLMVGSGNVGLIVSYQLMQAGADVVGLVEAAPNVSGYGVHASKISRGGVPIYTSHTVKRAMGDGEVSKVEICELDDRFQMIEGTEKILDVDTICIAVGLSPMSEIAWTIGCDFTFIPTFGGHVPKHNENMESTIPGIYVSGDISGVEEASSAMEEGRLAGIAASESLGLYSREKAKELKDQVWNRLNTLRDGEFGEKRKQSKNVQISRYMEDANE
- a CDS encoding (2Fe-2S)-binding protein, with the translated sequence MRVVDHPILGEEERKEYVTIYYNGKPLNAMAGETIAATLMSAGIRKFRKTPKYKRDRGVYCGIGRCTDCVMVVNGKPNVRTCVTPVEEGMSVETQIGYGKGEE
- a CDS encoding FCD domain-containing protein produces the protein MNSDEINYDYSILKILEKHQKPTGASLIKRELKNLKISISEATIGRILFNLDNIGLTIKDGYRGRVITDKGKLYLKNIQRKKDRRKKGELFLNVLDIQEIDKLLEALEARKVIESQMAKFAATNSNIQTEKDFKVIIESHEKVVKNLAEYEYNIPFHKYVATLAGNKILELMLQMVMDDTRFTPALKKIEKSLGTKTIEEHKIIATAIIKKDPEGAEKAMSNHIEALIEKVKKIKETKYI
- the kdsA gene encoding 3-deoxy-8-phosphooctulonate synthase, giving the protein MLMKEVKSVRIADRFEIGGNKGKFTLLAGPCAIESEEMSIRVAGKIKEICDRLEINYVFKSSFDKANRSSIHGFRGVGIDEGLRILQKVKDTYDIPVITDVHEPWQCERVAEVVDMIQIPAFLCRQTDLLVAAAKTGLPVNVKKGQFLAPWDMKNVVNKMQEAGSENFMLCERGATFGYNNFVVDMRSFMEMREFGYPVIFDATHSVQIPGGQGTCTGGNREYVFPLMRAALAVGVDGIFAEVHEDPDCAPCDGPNMLKLEDLEEILKVALEIDGIVKR
- a CDS encoding YdcF family protein — encoded protein: MFLLQKFISNILISPGIFIILLIIVFIMSFRKRSAAKAKFLLLMTITVIYLLSIEPVKDMIVQPLEKNYLPIARDQLEEVDCYVVLGGGIYDNSPKSLSSSTGSPSKAALFRVIEGVRLYKESPKKIIVTGGIVYNGEKSEGSIYKELMVDLGVPASDIIIEGRSRTTEENAELTKGIMDKNGYKKGALITSATHMKRSKYIFEKYGVEVIPAPTGYLSRYKESYGMDSYFPNAGNFADIRAAVWEYIGTIFYKVKS